A portion of the Stigmatella aurantiaca DW4/3-1 genome contains these proteins:
- a CDS encoding protein kinase domain-containing protein, whose translation MHINALYIRSGGGAVGVYRLVRRLASGGMAEVFLAKVFGAEGFEKPVAVKRVLPSLAKDREFVELFLREAKLTVSLQHANVLQVFDLGEVGGQYYMVMEFVDGENLRTLQRAAAGVPMSMGLREGVFIVQQVAEGLAYAHDKLDAVGRPLNIIHRDINPSNVMISVAGEVKLADFGIAKAANVQSGTQAGVVKGKVGYLAPEQVRGVAVDQRADLFLLGLLLYELLSGQQLFSGPDYFRVLRSISSFDVKAMDPLPGVPAPLWSIITRALAQEPTARFQRARDMADALQDFLFEHRLRVGPQDVARLFARCLPGRRSPLEAGPSAEFRGEEIRLGAEGAGGVVEPIRTGPWRPVQRLEPHRPTTPPMGSIPGTPGVSLLAGARTVAIRAQPRPEPVRLASTGGAEPGRKLTPVPLALPGAETGRRVAPPLATPVLQLAPPRARPTVRRQLGDLLIAAGKLSEAQLHAMLERQRRDGGKLGEWLVAEGLVTDEDVVAAISEQLGIPFIAEHQLRHLPVPTPLLSLLPLEHAARFEAVPLTLHGKELVCAMREPENLDRLSELQFLTGYAVRGVLASDGAIRRAINRFYLGEDPPAGMDWASMVKASVAEPPPALPPPVPGAALEKTDEALSPDSASRVPPPPAEGQGGEGGTSGRLARLHARVLEAALAALGGAGGQGAVLARLTRQVALRLGAGPAEAEQGAAVAYAMACAARLEGKEFLARPSGESVRAVLGREAGEVAALIQVCAEGAGQTPQAPRTAQALAAALALLEAMGSSAPAPDMAARALMRLREEGRLPSAVMEALSAEISELVLGDSRAGTVVLAEPDSQRSATLHARLLADGVRVLLADSVTRVRQLLGEGAQALVVASHLPDGAGATLTRSLREAADTAGLPIFVLAPPEDPGLVEEGLDAGADDVLAYPVNPDVLAAKVRRALQPRRPVAPGAG comes from the coding sequence ATGCACATCAACGCTCTCTACATCCGGTCTGGGGGAGGCGCCGTGGGCGTTTATCGACTGGTCCGACGGCTGGCTTCGGGGGGCATGGCGGAGGTCTTCCTGGCGAAGGTCTTCGGCGCAGAGGGGTTCGAGAAGCCCGTGGCCGTCAAGCGCGTGCTGCCGTCCTTGGCGAAGGATCGCGAGTTCGTGGAGCTGTTCCTGCGCGAGGCCAAGCTCACCGTTTCGTTGCAGCACGCCAATGTCCTGCAAGTGTTTGATCTCGGCGAGGTGGGCGGCCAGTACTACATGGTGATGGAATTCGTGGATGGAGAGAACCTCCGCACGCTCCAGCGCGCCGCGGCCGGCGTGCCCATGTCCATGGGCCTGCGGGAGGGGGTCTTCATCGTCCAGCAGGTGGCCGAAGGGCTCGCCTATGCCCATGACAAGCTGGATGCGGTGGGGCGGCCCCTCAACATCATCCACCGCGACATCAACCCGTCCAACGTGATGATCTCCGTCGCGGGCGAAGTGAAGCTCGCGGACTTCGGCATCGCCAAGGCGGCCAATGTCCAGAGCGGCACCCAGGCGGGGGTGGTCAAGGGCAAGGTGGGCTACCTGGCCCCGGAGCAGGTGCGCGGCGTCGCGGTGGACCAGCGCGCGGATCTCTTCCTGCTGGGGCTGCTGCTCTACGAGTTGCTCTCGGGCCAGCAGCTCTTCTCGGGACCGGACTACTTCCGGGTGCTGCGCAGCATCTCGTCCTTCGATGTCAAGGCGATGGATCCGCTCCCCGGGGTGCCCGCGCCGCTGTGGAGCATCATCACCCGGGCGCTGGCGCAGGAGCCCACGGCCCGCTTCCAGCGCGCCCGGGACATGGCGGATGCGCTGCAAGACTTCCTCTTCGAGCACCGGCTGCGTGTGGGGCCTCAGGACGTGGCCCGGCTCTTCGCGCGCTGCCTGCCGGGACGGCGCTCTCCCCTGGAGGCGGGGCCGTCCGCGGAGTTCCGGGGCGAGGAGATCCGGCTCGGCGCCGAGGGGGCGGGGGGCGTCGTGGAGCCCATCCGGACCGGGCCTTGGCGCCCGGTGCAGCGGCTGGAGCCGCACCGCCCCACCACGCCGCCGATGGGGAGCATTCCCGGCACGCCCGGGGTGAGCCTGCTGGCCGGGGCGAGGACCGTGGCCATCCGGGCCCAGCCGCGCCCGGAGCCGGTGCGCCTGGCCTCCACGGGGGGCGCGGAGCCCGGCCGCAAGCTCACGCCGGTGCCCCTGGCGCTTCCAGGGGCCGAGACCGGACGCCGCGTGGCCCCTCCGCTGGCCACACCGGTGTTGCAGTTGGCCCCCCCGCGCGCGCGCCCCACGGTGCGCCGTCAGCTCGGGGATTTGCTGATCGCCGCCGGGAAGCTCTCGGAGGCGCAGCTCCACGCCATGCTGGAGCGGCAGCGGCGGGACGGCGGAAAGCTGGGCGAGTGGCTGGTGGCCGAGGGCCTCGTCACGGACGAGGATGTGGTGGCCGCCATCAGCGAGCAGCTGGGCATACCCTTCATCGCCGAGCACCAGCTTCGCCATCTGCCCGTTCCCACGCCCCTGCTGTCCTTGTTGCCGCTGGAGCATGCCGCGCGCTTCGAGGCGGTCCCCTTGACGCTCCACGGCAAGGAACTGGTGTGCGCCATGCGTGAGCCGGAGAACCTGGATCGCCTCAGTGAGCTTCAGTTCCTCACGGGCTATGCCGTGCGCGGGGTGCTCGCCAGCGATGGGGCCATCCGGCGGGCCATCAACCGCTTCTATCTCGGGGAAGATCCCCCTGCGGGAATGGACTGGGCCAGCATGGTGAAGGCAAGTGTGGCGGAGCCTCCGCCTGCCCTCCCCCCGCCGGTTCCGGGGGCAGCCCTGGAGAAGACGGACGAGGCGCTGTCCCCGGACTCCGCGAGCCGTGTGCCCCCTCCCCCGGCGGAGGGGCAGGGGGGAGAAGGGGGGACCTCGGGACGGCTGGCGCGGCTGCACGCGCGGGTGCTGGAGGCGGCGCTGGCCGCGCTGGGAGGCGCGGGGGGACAGGGGGCGGTGCTGGCCCGGTTGACGCGGCAAGTGGCGCTCCGCCTGGGCGCGGGCCCGGCGGAGGCCGAGCAGGGCGCTGCCGTGGCGTATGCCATGGCCTGCGCGGCGCGCCTGGAGGGCAAGGAGTTCCTGGCGAGGCCCTCGGGCGAGTCGGTGCGCGCGGTGCTTGGACGGGAGGCCGGCGAGGTGGCGGCCCTCATCCAGGTCTGTGCCGAGGGCGCGGGGCAGACCCCCCAGGCGCCCCGGACGGCCCAGGCGCTCGCGGCGGCGTTGGCACTGCTGGAGGCGATGGGCTCCTCGGCGCCCGCCCCGGACATGGCGGCGCGCGCGCTCATGCGGCTGCGGGAGGAAGGCCGGCTGCCCAGCGCGGTGATGGAGGCCCTGTCTGCGGAGATCTCGGAGCTGGTGCTCGGGGATTCCCGGGCGGGCACGGTGGTGCTCGCCGAGCCGGATTCGCAGCGCTCCGCCACCCTCCACGCCCGCCTCCTGGCCGACGGCGTGCGGGTGCTGCTCGCGGACTCGGTCACGCGCGTCCGGCAGTTGCTGGGCGAGGGGGCTCAGGCGCTGGTGGTGGCCTCGCACCTGCCGGACGGAGCGGGGGCCACCCTGACCCGCTCGCTCCGGGAGGCCGCGGACACGGCGGGCCTGCCCATCTTCGTTCTGGCCCCGCCGGAGGATCCCGGCCTGGTGGAGGAGGGGCTCGATGCCGGGGCCGACGACGTGCTGGCCTACCCGGTGAACCCGGATGTGCTGGCGGCCAAGGTGCGCCGGGCGCTCCAGCCGCGCCGTCCCGTGGCCCCAGGGGCGGGGTGA
- a CDS encoding HAMP domain-containing sensor histidine kinase, translating into MSLRGLLTTIAGVLLVLASLIAAALIIITSRMERNNGQLWQAVESVRAVEQLEIALLLHNREQRLLALTGHPAHAQAMQRAEEELHYWLKQAGVFVGSPAEMVIVNEVTAGVENYLRRAAEHQSRPGDLLSDGPELITQALNSSEALIEVNFADARAVANETDRWDALANLLGLGLIAAMAIGLGLGLWTVRRSLYHPLLSIRDALVRFRPGTSPEVAPEVGPLELREIAHEFNQMAERLKRQREVQLSFIAGVAHDLRNPLGALKLGASTMRPGQPLPAEEKIRERFTLIVRQVERLERMVEDLLDTARIEAGRLELRLERYDLRGLVHEAVALHQGLSPAHELVSQLPEKAVSVQCDPTRISQVLNNLLSNAIKYSPEGGLVSVELQTTGGEAQVTVRDSGVGIPSTERESIFEPFRRSTSNRDTIPGVGLGLSVARRIIEAHGGRIAVESTPGVGSTFHFHLPLPGGAPSGSGGAPPERPYGAQ; encoded by the coding sequence ATGAGCCTCCGTGGCCTGCTCACCACCATCGCCGGGGTCCTCCTGGTGCTGGCAAGCCTCATCGCCGCCGCGCTGATCATCATCACCAGCCGGATGGAGCGGAACAACGGCCAGCTCTGGCAGGCGGTGGAGAGCGTCCGGGCGGTGGAGCAGCTCGAGATCGCCCTGCTGCTCCACAACCGGGAGCAGCGGCTGCTGGCGCTCACCGGCCACCCCGCCCATGCCCAGGCGATGCAGCGGGCGGAGGAGGAGCTTCACTACTGGCTGAAGCAGGCCGGTGTTTTCGTGGGAAGCCCGGCCGAGATGGTCATCGTCAATGAGGTGACGGCCGGGGTGGAGAACTACCTGCGGCGCGCCGCGGAGCACCAGAGCCGGCCCGGGGATCTGCTCTCGGATGGCCCCGAGCTCATCACCCAGGCGTTGAACAGCTCCGAGGCCCTCATCGAGGTCAACTTCGCCGATGCCCGCGCCGTGGCGAACGAAACGGACCGCTGGGACGCGCTGGCCAACCTGCTCGGGCTGGGCCTGATCGCGGCGATGGCCATCGGCTTGGGCCTGGGGCTCTGGACCGTCCGCCGCTCCCTGTATCATCCCCTGCTCTCCATCCGGGATGCGCTGGTGCGCTTCCGCCCGGGCACCTCGCCCGAGGTGGCCCCCGAGGTGGGCCCCCTGGAGCTGCGGGAGATTGCCCACGAGTTCAACCAGATGGCCGAGCGGCTCAAGCGCCAGCGCGAGGTGCAGCTCAGCTTCATCGCGGGCGTGGCGCATGACCTGCGCAACCCGCTGGGCGCCCTGAAGCTGGGCGCTTCGACGATGCGGCCCGGCCAGCCGCTGCCCGCCGAGGAGAAGATCCGCGAGCGCTTCACGCTCATCGTCCGCCAGGTGGAGCGCCTCGAGCGGATGGTGGAGGACCTGCTCGACACGGCGCGCATCGAGGCGGGGCGGCTGGAGCTGCGCCTGGAGCGCTATGACTTGCGAGGGCTCGTGCACGAGGCCGTCGCGCTGCACCAGGGACTGTCTCCCGCGCACGAGCTGGTGTCCCAGCTGCCGGAGAAGGCCGTGTCCGTGCAGTGCGACCCCACGCGCATCTCCCAAGTCCTCAACAACCTGCTCAGCAACGCCATCAAATACTCTCCCGAGGGCGGGCTCGTGAGCGTGGAGCTGCAAACCACCGGCGGGGAAGCCCAGGTGACGGTGCGGGACTCGGGCGTGGGAATCCCGTCCACGGAGCGCGAGAGCATCTTCGAGCCCTTCCGGCGCAGCACCAGCAACCGGGACACCATCCCCGGCGTGGGGTTGGGCCTGTCCGTCGCCCGGCGCATCATCGAAGCCCACGGGGGCCGCATCGCGGTGGAGAGCACCCCCGGGGTGGGCTCCACCTTCCACTTCCACCTGCCGCTCCCAGGGGGGGCGCCCTCCGGAAGTGGAGGCGCCCCGCCCGAGAGGCCTTACGGCGCGCAGTAG
- a CDS encoding penicillin-binding protein activator — protein sequence MDVLSLARRVLALTLALFLTACPKTSSSARRGDGDPSGDGTSSGRPRVEAKKDPSADAALAQAIEAAAREPDRKRAAESLLVVRKTYPETTASQEALYRAGVLFYEAEDYANARKSFNELLFENPIYPQAQDVKLKLARSALEVGAYRDAYQTLSSLAERAEGAERLKLLEDASRAAQGAGLYSSALTLEVELAEQAKTPEEQAAAAKRLEQVVEGRADFVDIARVAEGLSPRHPAWPILTFKLARIYYHLRDWTRLEETLNRFLLEAPSHPFAAQAKELLARSTRRVEVRPRTVGVLLPMTGRFKPIGEAVLRGVQLALNGSDIELIVKDTQGEVNLAGQGVEQLAFDEGAIAVLGPLVPDEARRAALVSEELQIPLLTMARQEGITGIGPYIFRNMLTNSAQAEAIADYALNVRGIKRFALLYPNLSYGVELANTFWDEVLKRGGVVRGAESYSHDQTTFTNEAKKLVGRYYLEDRLDYIEGVREVNAQEQDSFRRRKAIEKVKSGLDPVVDFDGIFIPDDWKRVSLVGPALAVEDIITNACDPRDLERIRKTTGKRDLKTVTLFGTNLWNSPKGQSGLPELVERGGKFVTCSVFVDGFFIDSQRPATRKFVQAFRAAYKAETGRDPGLLEAIGYDSALMLRQIIEKGRPATRGAMRDALATLKDFEGATGRTSFNDQREAVKPLFLLSVDSKGVKEIPPEATGGAGASGS from the coding sequence ATGGACGTCCTTTCCCTTGCGCGCCGCGTCCTGGCGCTGACGCTGGCGCTGTTTCTCACCGCCTGCCCGAAGACCTCCTCCTCCGCGAGGCGGGGTGACGGCGACCCCTCCGGCGATGGGACGTCCTCGGGGCGGCCCCGGGTCGAGGCGAAAAAGGACCCGTCCGCGGACGCCGCGCTCGCCCAGGCCATCGAGGCCGCGGCGCGGGAGCCGGACCGGAAGCGGGCGGCCGAGTCCCTCCTCGTGGTGCGCAAGACGTACCCGGAGACCACGGCGAGCCAGGAGGCCCTCTACCGCGCGGGCGTCCTCTTCTATGAGGCCGAGGACTACGCCAACGCGCGGAAGTCCTTCAACGAGCTGCTCTTCGAGAACCCGATCTACCCCCAGGCGCAGGACGTCAAGCTCAAGCTGGCCCGCTCCGCGTTGGAAGTGGGGGCCTACCGGGATGCGTACCAGACGCTCTCCAGCCTCGCGGAGCGCGCGGAGGGCGCGGAGCGCCTGAAGCTGCTCGAGGACGCCAGCCGCGCCGCGCAAGGGGCGGGCCTCTACTCCTCGGCGCTGACCCTCGAGGTGGAGCTGGCCGAGCAGGCCAAGACGCCCGAGGAGCAGGCCGCCGCCGCGAAGCGGCTGGAGCAGGTGGTGGAGGGCCGCGCGGACTTCGTGGACATCGCGCGCGTGGCCGAAGGGTTGTCGCCGCGCCACCCCGCCTGGCCCATCCTCACCTTCAAGCTGGCGCGCATCTACTACCACCTGCGGGACTGGACGCGGCTGGAGGAGACGCTCAACCGCTTCCTCCTGGAGGCCCCCAGCCACCCCTTCGCCGCCCAGGCCAAGGAGTTGCTCGCGCGCTCCACCCGCCGCGTGGAGGTGCGTCCGCGGACCGTCGGCGTGCTGCTGCCCATGACGGGCCGCTTCAAGCCCATCGGCGAGGCGGTGCTGCGCGGCGTGCAGCTGGCGCTCAACGGCAGCGACATCGAACTCATCGTCAAGGACACGCAGGGCGAGGTGAACCTGGCGGGACAGGGCGTGGAGCAGCTCGCCTTCGACGAGGGGGCCATCGCCGTGCTGGGGCCCCTGGTGCCGGACGAGGCCCGCCGCGCGGCGCTGGTGTCCGAGGAGCTTCAGATTCCGCTGCTGACGATGGCGCGCCAGGAGGGCATCACCGGCATCGGGCCCTACATCTTCCGCAACATGCTCACCAACTCCGCGCAGGCGGAGGCCATCGCGGACTACGCGCTGAACGTGCGGGGCATCAAGCGCTTCGCGCTGCTCTACCCGAACCTCTCGTATGGCGTGGAGCTGGCCAACACCTTCTGGGACGAGGTGCTCAAGCGGGGCGGGGTGGTGCGGGGCGCGGAGAGCTACTCGCACGACCAGACGACGTTCACCAACGAGGCGAAGAAGCTCGTGGGCCGCTACTACTTGGAGGACCGGCTCGACTACATCGAGGGCGTGCGCGAGGTGAATGCCCAGGAGCAGGATTCCTTCCGGCGGCGCAAGGCCATTGAGAAGGTGAAGAGCGGCCTGGATCCGGTGGTGGACTTCGACGGCATCTTCATCCCGGACGACTGGAAGCGCGTGAGCCTCGTGGGGCCGGCCCTGGCGGTGGAGGACATCATCACCAACGCATGCGATCCGCGCGACCTGGAGCGCATTCGCAAGACGACGGGCAAGAGGGACCTGAAGACGGTGACGCTCTTTGGCACCAACCTGTGGAACAGCCCCAAGGGCCAGAGCGGGTTGCCGGAACTCGTCGAGCGCGGCGGCAAGTTCGTCACCTGCTCGGTGTTCGTGGACGGCTTCTTCATCGACTCGCAGCGTCCGGCCACGCGCAAGTTCGTTCAGGCGTTCCGGGCCGCCTACAAGGCGGAGACGGGCCGGGACCCGGGCCTGCTGGAGGCCATCGGCTACGACTCGGCGCTGATGCTGCGCCAGATCATCGAGAAGGGCCGTCCGGCCACGCGCGGCGCGATGCGCGATGCGCTCGCCACCCTCAAGGACTTCGAGGGCGCCACGGGCCGCACCTCCTTCAATGACCAGCGGGAGGCGGTCAAGCCGCTCTTCCTGTTGTCCGTGGACAGCAAGGGGGTGAAGGAGATTCCCCCGGAGGCCACCGGAGGCGCGGGAGCCTCGGGTTCATGA
- the dnaJ gene encoding molecular chaperone DnaJ, with amino-acid sequence MPAVSGQKRDYYEVLGVQKGVNPQELKSAFRKVALQYHPDRNPGNNEAEEKFKEASEAYEVLSDPERRARYDRFGHSGGGAEGFGGFQNVNINDIFGDIFGEIFGGARGGRGRGSMGRGADLRYNLEISFEEAAFGCRPKVPIPRPKKCETCTGSGSKSGAAPKPCGTCGGSGEVRFTQGFFAVSRTCADCNGTGAFIPDPCPKCKGAGKVPSEEVLEVAIPAGVDNGTRVRLSGMGEPGDRGGPAGDLYVTVIVREHPLFQREDYEVFCEVPISFTQAALGAKLDVPTLDGKVKMTVPPGTQSGKVFRLRGKGIPHLHSQQRGDQHVRVILETPTELSSRQRELLEKFAEESGEETHPQSKSFFAKVKELFG; translated from the coding sequence ATGCCAGCGGTGTCGGGACAGAAACGCGACTATTACGAGGTACTCGGCGTCCAGAAGGGCGTGAATCCGCAGGAGCTGAAGAGCGCCTTTCGCAAGGTCGCGCTTCAGTACCATCCGGATCGCAACCCGGGGAACAACGAGGCGGAGGAGAAGTTCAAGGAAGCCTCCGAAGCCTACGAGGTGCTGAGCGATCCCGAGCGGCGGGCCCGCTATGACCGCTTTGGCCACTCGGGGGGAGGCGCCGAGGGCTTTGGCGGCTTCCAGAACGTCAACATCAACGACATCTTCGGGGACATCTTCGGGGAGATTTTCGGGGGCGCGCGGGGCGGCCGGGGCCGTGGGAGCATGGGCCGCGGCGCGGACCTGCGCTACAACCTGGAGATCTCCTTCGAGGAGGCGGCGTTCGGCTGCCGGCCCAAGGTTCCGATTCCGCGCCCCAAGAAGTGTGAGACGTGCACCGGCTCGGGCAGCAAGAGCGGCGCGGCGCCCAAGCCGTGCGGCACCTGCGGGGGCTCGGGCGAGGTGCGCTTCACGCAGGGCTTCTTCGCGGTGTCCCGCACGTGCGCCGACTGCAACGGCACGGGCGCGTTCATTCCGGATCCGTGCCCCAAGTGCAAGGGCGCCGGCAAGGTGCCCTCCGAGGAGGTGCTCGAGGTGGCCATCCCGGCCGGCGTGGACAACGGCACGCGCGTGCGGTTGTCGGGCATGGGCGAGCCGGGAGACCGGGGCGGGCCCGCCGGAGACCTGTACGTGACGGTCATCGTGCGCGAGCACCCGCTCTTCCAGCGCGAGGACTACGAGGTGTTCTGCGAGGTGCCCATCTCCTTCACACAGGCGGCGCTGGGGGCGAAGCTCGATGTGCCCACGCTGGATGGGAAGGTGAAGATGACGGTGCCGCCCGGCACGCAGTCCGGCAAGGTGTTCCGGCTGCGGGGCAAGGGCATCCCCCACCTGCACAGCCAGCAGCGCGGCGATCAGCATGTGCGCGTCATTCTCGAGACGCCCACGGAGCTGTCGTCCCGGCAGCGCGAGTTGCTGGAGAAGTTCGCGGAGGAGTCGGGCGAGGAGACGCACCCGCAGTCCAAGAGCTTCTTCGCCAAGGTGAAGGAACTGTTTGGCTGA
- a CDS encoding WD40 repeat domain-containing protein: protein MSRWARLLPWGLLTLAVGCAHAPVLAPETAARLAATPGGYLSGEGKALEPGPLLNNKDFVWSIAFAPDSTRVAYTHLGAKSYQLALWALGSPPTLVSDNAINRYEQDLEAVAFSGDGALLATAGRDGQVRLFDGATGAPQGQILLEEPLTAVAFHPEGRALVVGSAQGLLTVLSVPQLAYVYEVRAHGDAVSALAFAPDGTLYTGSWDKHVRVWSSREETLRPAQARARFERRGGFAVVRGAVNGKAQAVFALDGRTPAILLDTKTATEAGIDVAFLKDTLTVPTALGNSVAPLARGQSLRFKTLRVEGVDIAVCDACVPAGTQGVLGAPFTGRFEISFDEAHGEAILAAKEGTSGDVGQMQGWVLAPGADYAFEGHVNDVTVDARGQRLGVAFSEQKAERTRTVYEREKKNIEEPQAPFNAGALVDAASGRLLQKWSGPRGVVSTASISPDGRSLAVGGWDKRLRVFTEGQAQPWGERAFGWSVRRVRFSPDGRWVGVAAWTPQNPVGDQESDPAAALFEVRYASPTVGRR from the coding sequence ATGAGCCGCTGGGCGCGGCTGCTCCCGTGGGGATTGCTGACGCTCGCGGTGGGCTGTGCCCATGCGCCCGTGCTGGCGCCCGAGACGGCCGCGCGGCTGGCGGCCACCCCCGGGGGGTATCTCTCGGGCGAGGGGAAGGCGCTGGAGCCGGGGCCCCTGCTCAACAACAAGGACTTCGTTTGGTCCATCGCCTTCGCGCCGGACAGCACGCGCGTGGCGTACACGCACCTGGGGGCCAAGTCCTACCAGCTCGCGCTGTGGGCGCTGGGCAGCCCTCCCACGCTCGTCTCCGACAACGCCATCAACCGCTACGAGCAGGACCTGGAGGCCGTGGCCTTCTCCGGGGATGGCGCGCTTCTGGCCACCGCCGGGCGGGATGGCCAGGTGCGCCTCTTCGATGGCGCCACGGGCGCGCCCCAGGGCCAGATCCTGCTGGAGGAGCCGCTCACGGCGGTGGCCTTCCACCCGGAGGGCCGCGCCCTCGTGGTGGGCAGCGCTCAGGGGCTCCTGACCGTCCTGTCGGTGCCGCAGCTCGCTTATGTCTACGAGGTCCGCGCGCACGGGGATGCGGTGAGCGCGCTGGCCTTCGCGCCGGATGGGACGCTGTACACGGGCAGCTGGGACAAGCACGTGCGCGTGTGGAGCTCCCGCGAGGAGACGCTGCGGCCGGCTCAAGCGCGGGCGCGCTTCGAGCGGCGGGGCGGCTTCGCGGTGGTGCGGGGGGCCGTGAATGGCAAGGCGCAGGCCGTCTTCGCGCTGGATGGGCGCACGCCGGCCATCCTCCTCGATACCAAGACAGCCACCGAGGCGGGCATCGACGTGGCCTTCCTGAAGGACACGCTCACGGTGCCCACGGCGCTGGGCAACAGCGTGGCGCCGCTGGCGCGGGGACAGTCCCTGCGCTTCAAGACGCTGCGGGTGGAGGGCGTGGACATCGCCGTGTGTGACGCGTGCGTGCCCGCGGGCACCCAGGGGGTGCTGGGCGCGCCCTTCACCGGACGCTTCGAGATCTCCTTCGACGAGGCCCATGGTGAGGCCATCCTCGCGGCGAAGGAGGGCACGTCTGGGGACGTCGGGCAGATGCAGGGGTGGGTGTTGGCGCCCGGGGCGGACTACGCCTTCGAGGGGCACGTCAACGACGTCACGGTGGATGCCCGGGGGCAGCGGCTGGGCGTGGCCTTCTCGGAGCAGAAGGCGGAGCGCACGCGCACGGTGTACGAGCGGGAGAAGAAGAACATCGAGGAGCCCCAGGCGCCCTTCAACGCGGGTGCGCTGGTGGACGCCGCCTCGGGCCGCCTCCTCCAGAAATGGTCCGGGCCCCGGGGCGTGGTGTCCACCGCGAGCATCTCGCCGGATGGGCGCTCGCTGGCGGTGGGGGGGTGGGACAAGCGCCTGCGCGTCTTCACCGAGGGACAGGCCCAGCCCTGGGGCGAGCGCGCCTTCGGGTGGTCCGTGCGCCGGGTGCGCTTCAGTCCGGATGGACGGTGGGTGGGCGTGGCCGCCTGGACCCCGCAGAACCCTGTCGGGGACCAGGAGAGCGATCCGGCGGCCGCGCTCTTCGAGGTGCGCTACGCCTCCCCCACGGTGGGGCGGCGCTGA
- a CDS encoding ABC transporter ATP-binding protein translates to MAPRPSPHVYRRLLGYLSPYRGLLLAGLGASLMAAAATSAYAWLVGPLLRAVLTGDPISLAGVSLPPDQMLRRLPVLVVAVAAVKATAQFLQGGWMQRLGQRVMADLRRFLYARLLAQPPAFFERRHSGELLSRFTADVPLVEFSVAQALSSYIKDGLQILALLVTCALIDAKLFLFTFVVMPATVVPVARFARSLKKVALRSQTSLGALTSLTAEQLQNLPVVQAYGGVPRALSRFDEEAGRYFGEMRRSLFLRGAFSPTVEMLGIAGVALVVMWGARAVSAEPALAGRLLSFVAASLLLYQPVKSLSGTFSQVLTGLVAAERLFALADEPAPPDEGREAEPLKQALVLEGLRATYLDGREGLRGVDLTVPAGARVALVGASGAGKTTLFSILLGFLPSSGGEVRWDGVPLRELKPSSVRAQMAWVSQEPMLFSGTVRHNLLLGRPGASDAELWEALTLAHARDFVSTLPAGLDEPVGERGSRLSGGQRQRLVLARAFLRRPSVLLLDEPTSALDAASEAAVGEGLAELMKGRTVLVIAHRLATVRDADLIAVLEAGQVVEAGTHEQLVARQGRYARLLGEGAVAA, encoded by the coding sequence GTGGCCCCCCGTCCCTCGCCGCACGTCTACCGCCGACTGTTGGGTTACCTGTCGCCCTATCGCGGGCTGCTGCTGGCGGGCCTGGGCGCCTCGCTGATGGCCGCGGCGGCCACCTCCGCCTACGCCTGGCTGGTGGGGCCGCTGCTGCGCGCGGTGCTCACCGGAGATCCGATCTCGCTTGCGGGGGTGAGCCTGCCCCCGGACCAGATGCTGCGCCGGTTGCCGGTGCTGGTGGTGGCGGTGGCGGCTGTAAAAGCGACGGCCCAGTTTCTTCAGGGTGGGTGGATGCAGCGGCTCGGCCAGCGGGTGATGGCGGATCTGCGCCGCTTCCTCTACGCCCGGCTGCTTGCCCAGCCGCCGGCCTTCTTCGAGCGGCGCCACTCGGGGGAGCTGCTCTCGCGCTTCACCGCGGACGTGCCGCTGGTGGAGTTCTCGGTGGCGCAGGCCCTGTCCTCGTACATCAAGGATGGGCTGCAAATCCTCGCGCTGCTCGTCACGTGCGCCCTCATCGACGCGAAGCTGTTCCTGTTCACCTTCGTGGTGATGCCCGCCACGGTGGTGCCCGTGGCCCGCTTCGCGCGCTCGCTGAAGAAGGTGGCCCTGCGCTCCCAGACGAGCCTGGGGGCCCTCACGTCGCTCACCGCCGAGCAGCTCCAGAACCTGCCCGTGGTGCAAGCCTACGGCGGGGTGCCCCGGGCCCTGTCCCGCTTCGACGAGGAGGCGGGGCGCTACTTCGGGGAGATGCGCCGCTCGCTCTTTCTGCGCGGCGCCTTCAGCCCCACGGTGGAGATGCTGGGCATCGCCGGCGTGGCGCTGGTGGTGATGTGGGGGGCGCGCGCGGTGTCGGCCGAGCCCGCGCTGGCCGGGCGGCTGCTCTCCTTCGTCGCCGCCTCGCTCCTGCTCTACCAGCCGGTGAAGTCCCTCAGCGGAACGTTCTCCCAGGTGCTCACGGGGCTGGTGGCCGCCGAACGCCTCTTCGCCCTCGCGGACGAGCCCGCCCCTCCGGACGAGGGCCGCGAGGCCGAGCCCCTGAAGCAAGCGCTGGTGCTGGAGGGCCTGCGCGCCACCTACCTCGATGGCCGTGAGGGCCTGCGCGGCGTGGACCTCACCGTGCCCGCGGGCGCACGCGTGGCGCTGGTGGGCGCCTCGGGGGCGGGGAAGACGACGCTCTTCTCCATCCTGCTCGGCTTTTTGCCCTCCAGCGGGGGCGAGGTGCGCTGGGATGGGGTGCCGCTGCGGGAGCTGAAGCCCTCCAGCGTGCGCGCGCAGATGGCCTGGGTGTCCCAGGAGCCCATGCTCTTCTCCGGCACCGTGCGCCACAACCTGCTGCTGGGACGCCCCGGGGCCAGCGACGCGGAGCTGTGGGAGGCCCTCACCCTGGCCCATGCGCGCGACTTCGTGAGCACCCTGCCCGCGGGGCTCGATGAGCCGGTGGGCGAGCGGGGCTCCCGGCTGTCCGGCGGCCAACGCCAGCGCCTGGTCCTCGCCCGGGCCTTCCTGCGCCGTCCCTCCGTGCTGCTGCTGGACGAGCCGACGAGCGCGCTGGACGCGGCCAGCGAGGCGGCGGTGGGCGAAGGGCTGGCGGAGCTGATGAAGGGCCGCACGGTGCTCGTCATCGCGCACCGGCTCGCCACGGTGCGGGACGCGGACCTCATCGCCGTGCTGGAAGCGGGCCAGGTGGTGGAAGCCGGCACCCACGAGCAGCTCGTCGCGCGCCAGGGACGCTACGCGCGGCTGCTGGGCGAAGGCGCCGTCGCCGCCTGA